The Rosa chinensis cultivar Old Blush chromosome 7, RchiOBHm-V2, whole genome shotgun sequence DNA segment GGCCCTCTAGTGTAGTTCAGGTCAACTTGTTCGAGtaagttctaaccctagctagAAACATAATGACAACAACCATGCGCAATGCTTTTCCTTGTGCACTTTTGAACTATTGAATTGTGTTCTACCATATTCTCTCACATTATCAAAGTAAGCGCTGCATAGTCTTCAAGCATTATTAGAGTATATTTGATGCTCACATCCCGTTCAAAAAAGTAACAAACTAATCCCCATGCATTTTAGTATGGTTTCTGAACAATGTTAGTTATTGCTCATAAAaactttgtctttgttttgcattatgAAGTGCCCTACACGAGAAAGACAACAAGCGAATGTCCAGAGCGAAATTCTTCTTAATTGCATTCATATGCAGCTTCTCTTGGTATGTTGTCCCAGGCTACCTTTTCCCAACTATATCAACCATTTCATGGATTTGTTGGATATACCCCAAGTCAGTAACAGTGCAACAAATTGCATCCGGCATGCGTGGACTTGGTGTTGGTGCATTGTCTCTCGACTGGTCTGTTGTAGCCTCGTACCTTCAAAGCCCTTTGATTAGCCCTTTCTTTGCCACTGTCAATGTTGCAGTTGGCTATGTTGCTTTCATGTTTGTGATACTGCCAATTGCCTACTGGGGAGTCAATTTATACAATGCCAAGAACTTCCCAATCTTCTCTTCCCATTTGTTTGATGCCCAAGGTCAAGTATATAACACTTCAGCAATTGTGAATGACAAATTTCAAATTGACATGCCGGCGTATGAAAAACAAGGACGTGTAAACTTAAGTGTGTTTTTTGCTCTGACATATGGTATTGGCTTTGCGGCCATAATATCAACCCTCACTCACGTGGCCCTCTTCAATGGAAGGTACGTAATTAGACCAATTCCAAAGCTTTAAGCTTATTTTTCGTTAGTTGTTATTATCTGTATTAAAAATCTAAATAATTTGCATGTACAGGGAGATATATGAACAATTTCGAGCATCGAAGAAGGATGGAAAGGTAGACATACACACCAAATTGATGAGGAAATACAAGGACATACCTAACTGGTGGTTTCACCTTACTCTTTTGGTGTCATTTGGAATCGCTCTGGCACTATGCATTTTCATGAAAGATGAGATTCCAATGCCGTGGTGGGCACTCATTTTCGCTGCAGTCCTTGCATTAATTTTCACTCTTCCGGTCAGCATTATTACCGCCACAACAAATCAGGCAAGCTTCAATTGTTTTGCTTCATGATAATCCTGCTATTCTTGTTATTCCCATATTGGCATTAACTTTTGGAAGTTAGGAAAATGTAATAGGGGATAGGTTTGGGAATGTTGACATTAGTTGTGCAGTTTAGTGGGGTTTAATGGGTCTGAGTGGCGAAAATTAGACCGAGTGAATTGTGAGTTTGGGGCGTAAGTAGTGAAGTAAGGGCTTTAAATTACAGAGCGGTGATAATGCAATGTGGTTGAAGTTTTTGTGTAACATGCAGCATGAGTTTATGACTCGTTTGTTTCCGCTTTAACTAGGTTGGTGTTTGGAAAATGTCCAATGAAGGAAAGGGACTTTAATAATGGGGTTTCTGGAAATAACAAAAATGTAGGTAGAAGAATCACAGGGAGTAATATAAGTTGTATTTGTGCTACCAGGGAGAGAAGAGGACTACTTTTATGGTCTTGATTATATCatcttccaaaaaaaatatttttcttatAAGTCTCTTACTTATTCGCTTAGCTGATTCCTTGTTGAAGTGTTAGTCTTTCAGACGGAAGTGCTTTACGATAAGTTGACTAAAGTTAGCCCAACTCATTTTCAATTCTAGAATTATTGTTATATTCTCATATTATTGCCTACGTCCCTGGATAGTTCCATGCTATATTCTCATATTATTGTTATTCCCGTAAAGAATTTGTTAGCCTTGCTTATGTCTTTGTTAGTTTTATAATTGTCCCAACATTATAACTAATAAGAAGTGTTATCTTATTGTCCAACTATTTTAATTCTATGAGGAACTTCAGGtttttatcaaatttaaatCCTAGGcaaaatctcaacttaatagaAAAGTTCATATAAATGACTTGGTCCTTGTTGCAGTTAATATAGATAATTTCTCTAAAAGTTTCTCTCTCTTACTAATTGTCAGACGCCGGGACTAAACATTATCACAGAGTACATCATGGGATTGATTTTACCCGGAAAACCGATTCTTAATGTATGCTTCAAAACATATGGTTATATTAGCATGAGTCAGGCAATTTCCTTTCTCAATGATTTCAAGCTTGGCCATTACATGAAGATTCCGCCCAGATCAATGTTTTTAGTTCAGGTATGTCTTCTTGACGTTATATTATACATAATTACTTGGAAATAAAAGAAGTGTAGCCTGAAAATTAACTTTTTATTGAAGTTGATAGGAACTATTATAGCTGGAACAGTCAATATCGGGGTTGCGTGGTGGCTGTTATCTACTGTGGAAAACATATGTCAAGATCAATTACTCCCTCCTAATAGTCCTTGGACTTGTCCTGGTGATCGCGTCTTCTTTGATGCATCTGTCGTTTGGGGTCTTGTCGGTCCAAAGCGGATATTTGGCCCTCTTGGAAACTACCAAGCACTCAACTGGTTCTTCTTTATAGGTGCATTTGGACCACTCTTGGTATGGTTGTTGCACAGAGCTTTTCCCAGTTATAAATGGATTGGACTTATCAACCTTCCAGTGCTTTTGAATGCAACAGCTGCAATGCCACCGGCTACATCAGTAAACTTCAATTGCTGGATTGTTATTGGAACTATTTTCGGCTACTACATATTTAGATATAGAACGGCATGGTGGCAGAGGTACAATTATGTTCTTTCGGCTGCCTTAGACGCTGGATTGGCTTGCATGGCGGTGCTCTTATACTTCACATTAACCATGAACGGGAAGAGCATATCTTGGTGGGGTGCGGATGGTGAACACTGTGAATTGGCTTCATGTCCCACAGCCAAAGGAATCGTTGTTGATGGTTGTCCTGTCTTCTAATTAATGCAATAGGCACTAGATTATGTGTGTTCGAATTTTTctaatcttctttttctttttcttttttgaactgAAGGATTCATATCTAAGCTTTTAATTGAGAAGGAAGATGAAGTAAATATTAGCGTCAATTATTTCATTTACCAAGTGTCATAGTTAattgggtggttctagttgggacctctaaatttgatatttggatctTTCCTATTTATTGAACCTCCGATACACAACAGAGATCGTTCGTATGACA contains these protein-coding regions:
- the LOC112175365 gene encoding oligopeptide transporter 2, whose translation is MDIESTKLDVDDDVSPIEEVRLTVSNEDDPTLPVWTFRMWTLGILSCVLLSFLNTFFSYRTEPLIITMITVQVATLPIGRFMARVLPTRKFSIGSMEFSLNPGPFNKKEHVLISIFANAGSGFGSGTAYAVGIVDIIKAFYHRKISFLASWLLVNTTQALGYGWAGILRKYVVDPGEMWWPSSVVQVNLFDALHEKDNKRMSRAKFFLIAFICSFSWYVVPGYLFPTISTISWICWIYPKSVTVQQIASGMRGLGVGALSLDWSVVASYLQSPLISPFFATVNVAVGYVAFMFVILPIAYWGVNLYNAKNFPIFSSHLFDAQGQVYNTSAIVNDKFQIDMPAYEKQGRVNLSVFFALTYGIGFAAIISTLTHVALFNGREIYEQFRASKKDGKVDIHTKLMRKYKDIPNWWFHLTLLVSFGIALALCIFMKDEIPMPWWALIFAAVLALIFTLPVSIITATTNQTPGLNIITEYIMGLILPGKPILNVCFKTYGYISMSQAISFLNDFKLGHYMKIPPRSMFLVQLIGTIIAGTVNIGVAWWLLSTVENICQDQLLPPNSPWTCPGDRVFFDASVVWGLVGPKRIFGPLGNYQALNWFFFIGAFGPLLVWLLHRAFPSYKWIGLINLPVLLNATAAMPPATSVNFNCWIVIGTIFGYYIFRYRTAWWQRYNYVLSAALDAGLACMAVLLYFTLTMNGKSISWWGADGEHCELASCPTAKGIVVDGCPVF